The proteins below are encoded in one region of Rhabdothermincola salaria:
- a CDS encoding HEAT repeat domain-containing protein, which produces MPDPAIGPASTGHLPAERTLADHLRRRRRAALAGHRGDRDEARALLLDDDPGVRAIALGALVRLEAISPSELLAAAADPDAGVRRRAADEAARALLDDASVTAALLELLEDDDATVAETAAFALGERPAGDGPVVARLATMATDHPDALCREAAVAALGAVGDASGLPAILAATRDKATVRRRAVIALAPFDGAEVDAALARALEDRDWQVRQAAEDLTA; this is translated from the coding sequence ATGCCCGACCCCGCCATCGGACCGGCCTCCACCGGGCACCTCCCGGCGGAGCGGACGCTAGCCGACCACCTCCGACGTCGACGGAGAGCCGCCCTCGCCGGCCACCGCGGCGACCGCGACGAGGCCCGAGCCCTGCTCCTCGACGACGATCCCGGGGTCCGCGCCATCGCGCTGGGCGCGCTGGTGCGCCTCGAGGCGATCTCGCCATCGGAGCTCCTGGCCGCCGCCGCCGACCCCGACGCCGGGGTGCGCCGGAGAGCAGCCGACGAAGCCGCCCGGGCCCTCCTCGACGACGCGTCGGTCACCGCCGCCCTGCTGGAGCTGTTGGAGGACGACGACGCCACCGTGGCCGAGACCGCCGCCTTCGCCCTCGGCGAACGCCCGGCCGGCGACGGACCCGTCGTGGCCCGGCTGGCCACCATGGCCACCGACCACCCCGATGCCCTGTGCCGGGAGGCGGCGGTGGCGGCCCTCGGTGCGGTGGGCGACGCAAGCGGCCTGCCCGCCATCCTCGCCGCCACCCGCGACAAGGCCACCGTCCGCCGTCGGGCGGTGATCGCGCTGGCACCCTTCGACGGAGCCGAGGTCGATGCCGCCCTGGCTCGGGCGCTCGAGGACCGCGACTGGCAGGTCCGCCAGGCTGCCGAGGACCTCACCGCCTGA
- a CDS encoding TetR/AcrR family transcriptional regulator, with translation MTERRPPTKRQLQAAETRGRMLAAAAVVFARQGYRATTVGAITGEASTAHGTFYLYFRNKDDALIQVLQAVTDRVLVRPEVAPDAGRRDRIEVMVRGYVGALAANPGLYRALLEGMLSSPLIERVWLDMREEFVSRISAGIDRVVARGEMRPVADSGQAARALVSMCEWHAFVALGLGHEAPTEAMVEQAIGTVTELWARATWGTA, from the coding sequence ATGACCGAACGACGCCCACCCACCAAACGCCAGCTCCAAGCCGCCGAGACCCGTGGGCGGATGCTCGCGGCCGCGGCCGTGGTGTTCGCCCGCCAGGGCTACCGGGCCACGACCGTCGGCGCCATCACCGGGGAGGCCAGCACCGCCCACGGCACGTTCTACCTCTACTTCCGCAACAAGGACGACGCGCTCATCCAGGTCCTGCAGGCCGTCACCGATCGGGTGCTGGTGCGCCCCGAGGTGGCCCCCGACGCCGGCCGCCGCGACCGCATCGAGGTCATGGTGCGCGGCTACGTGGGAGCCCTGGCCGCCAACCCGGGCCTGTACCGGGCGTTGCTCGAGGGGATGCTGTCGAGCCCGCTCATCGAGCGGGTGTGGCTCGACATGCGCGAGGAGTTCGTGTCCCGCATCAGCGCCGGCATCGATCGGGTGGTGGCGCGGGGCGAGATGCGTCCGGTCGCCGACAGCGGCCAGGCCGCCCGGGCACTGGTGTCGATGTGCGAGTGGCACGCGTTCGTGGCGCTCGGCCTGGGCCACGAGGCGCCCACCGAGGCCATGGTGGAGCAGGCCATCGGCACCGTCACCGAGCTGTGGGCCCGCGCCACGTGGGGCACGGCGTAG